A single Triticum dicoccoides isolate Atlit2015 ecotype Zavitan chromosome 2A, WEW_v2.0, whole genome shotgun sequence DNA region contains:
- the LOC119357186 gene encoding uncharacterized protein LOC119357186, producing MGEMESTSPPPGSAGGAVLQVVFVDGERSVDLGTVTVQPSLGVRKLQAVVADRVGVAPQQISASLARPRRQRRVPLDEGADLAAAVAREGAGCYVLAGLRRSRRDRRGGRSRRDRKGAGAGAGPQQPLLMAPTMASERTILKRLPSTDLASLAGAASPVVAFGGWDYEAQLRELQRQHEWYMMSTAAPDPYLLPPLLDDPPAALWPARPSTPCPDCEAAAALGLREPAFHWCVRDAVTVGFRSPVGPIERPSTARRSPSQTPSPTPSPPPPFQPTAGRHLPSFLHPGLTPLCY from the coding sequence ATGGGCGAGATGGAgtcgacctcgccgccgccgggaaGCGCGGGCGGCGCGGTGCTGCAGGTGGTGTTCGTGGACGGCGAGCGGAGCGTGGACCTGGGCACGGTCACCGTGCAGCCGTCGCTGGGCGTGCGGAAGCTGCAGGCGGTCGTGGCGGACCGCGTCGGCGTCGCCCCGCAGCAGATCTCGGCGTCCCTCGCCCGGCCGCGGCGCCAGCGCCGCGTGCCGCTCGACGAGGgcgccgacctcgccgccgccgtggcCCGCGAGGGCGCCGGCTGCTACGTCCTCGCCGGGCTCCGCCGCTCCCGCCGCGACCGCCGCGGGGGCCGCTCCAGGCGCGACAGGAAGGGCGCGGGCGCGGGGGCGGGGCCTCAGCAGCCGCTACTGATGGCGCCCACGATGGCCTCGGAGCGGACCATCCTCAAGCGCCTCCCGTCGACGGATCTGGCGTCCCTGGCGGGCGCCGCGTCCCCGGTGGTCGCGTTCGGCGGGTGGGACTACGAGGCGCAGCTGCGGGAGCTCCAGCGGCAGCACGAGTGGTACATGATGAGCACGGCGGCGCCGGATCCGTACCTCCTCCCGCCGCTCCTCGACGACCCGCCGGCGGCGCTGTGGCCGGCGCGCCCCTCGACGCCCTGCCCCGACTGCGAGGCGGCCGCCGCGCTGGGCCTGCGCGAGCCGGCGTTCCACTGGTGCGTGCGCGACGCGGTCACCGTGGGGTTCCGCTCCCCGGTTGGCCCAATCGAGCGCCCGTCCACTGCCAGGAGATCCCCGTCCCAGACGCCGTCGccgaccccgtcgccgccgccgccgtttcagccCACCGCCGGCCGCCATCTGCCGTCCTTCCTCCATCCAGGCCTGACGCCGCTCTGCTACTAG